Proteins encoded within one genomic window of Rubripirellula tenax:
- a CDS encoding endonuclease/exonuclease/phosphatase family protein encodes MRIVFWNVKRKDLTNLVCDMAAENEAAIVVLNECKLPIGDTLGALKANVDNRFFIPESNSEDRFQCFCKYPTLDLSEVHKGFRTSVRRLKLGNRIALLGLVHGVDIRNYDAETRQAYAQSLADEIRFVKTEQATNHLILLGDFNMNPHDRGMNLAMGLNAMMTKECVKAGDRTFLGKQYEFYYNPMWSLQGDGSDGPAGTVYDTSSQGPYGWNMLDQVIVNHSIVDDFRGIEILTQAGPNRLTDARGRPDATSASDHLPIVVTLKGVTP; translated from the coding sequence GTGCGCATCGTTTTCTGGAATGTGAAACGCAAGGACTTGACCAATCTTGTGTGCGATATGGCCGCAGAAAACGAAGCGGCTATCGTTGTTTTAAACGAGTGCAAACTTCCAATCGGTGATACGCTGGGTGCCTTGAAGGCAAATGTTGACAACCGTTTCTTCATTCCGGAATCAAATTCAGAGGATCGGTTTCAATGTTTTTGCAAGTACCCAACTCTCGACCTCTCTGAGGTTCACAAGGGGTTCCGCACGAGCGTGCGACGATTGAAGCTGGGAAACCGAATCGCGCTGCTCGGGCTCGTACACGGGGTCGACATCCGCAACTACGATGCTGAAACCCGTCAGGCATACGCCCAAAGCTTGGCTGACGAAATTCGCTTTGTAAAAACCGAACAAGCTACAAACCATTTGATACTACTTGGTGATTTCAACATGAATCCCCATGACAGAGGCATGAATCTTGCCATGGGGCTAAACGCAATGATGACAAAAGAATGCGTTAAGGCTGGTGATCGAACCTTTCTGGGTAAGCAATACGAATTCTATTACAACCCAATGTGGAGCTTGCAAGGTGACGGTTCCGATGGTCCAGCGGGAACCGTTTACGACACGAGTAGTCAGGGACCGTATGGCTGGAATATGCTCGATCAAGTTATTGTCAATCATTCAATCGTCGACGATTTCCGCGGCATAGAGATTCTCACGCAGGCTGGTCCGAATCGCCTTACTGACGCGAGAGGTCGGCCGGACGCGACTAGTGCGTCCGATCACTTACCCATCGTCGTAACACTTAAGGGAGTAACACCGTGA